From a single Mesorhizobium shangrilense genomic region:
- a CDS encoding D-alanyl-D-alanine carboxypeptidase, whose amino-acid sequence MRQALSGIFSKSASSFKTIMVVALAISFVVADATSSLAARSAAIVVDAKTGKVLYSADADGRRYPASLTKMMTLYLTFEALAKGKVGKNSPVVFSAKASGEAPTKLGVKPGGSVTVETAILSMVTKSANDSATALGEMLGGNETTFARMMTAKARQLGMNGTVFRNANGLPDPGQFTTARDMATLGIALREHFPQYYSYFSQRSFLYGRQRINGHNRLLGRIKGVDGIKTGYTRASGFNLVSSVADGDRRIVAVVMGGTSGGSRDNEMAHLITTYLPRASTRGDGMLVAKATGDNPIKALAKVLLPKHDAPTPDDKPMAVASADAADAVADDATVAQNDDNADDNAAVEETKQVVPTKKVKTVIVSAPKVATAQVVAAYASEPTPAVDPVNTASVPSGWAIQVASSPKQSEAQAFLDKTTKQAPSVLANASGFTAAFEKDGTTYYRARFGGFGSKDAAWKACTALKKKKIECYAVQQ is encoded by the coding sequence GTGCGTCAGGCGTTGTCGGGCATCTTCTCCAAATCCGCGTCCTCCTTCAAAACGATCATGGTCGTCGCCCTGGCGATATCATTCGTTGTTGCGGATGCCACGTCGTCCCTGGCGGCTAGGTCAGCGGCCATCGTTGTCGACGCCAAGACCGGCAAGGTGCTGTATTCGGCGGACGCCGACGGGCGGCGTTATCCCGCCTCGCTCACCAAGATGATGACGCTTTACCTGACGTTTGAAGCCCTGGCGAAGGGCAAGGTCGGCAAGAACTCGCCAGTCGTTTTTTCGGCCAAGGCGTCCGGCGAAGCGCCGACGAAACTCGGTGTGAAGCCCGGCGGTTCGGTCACGGTCGAAACCGCGATCCTCTCGATGGTCACCAAGTCGGCCAACGACTCGGCGACCGCGCTGGGCGAAATGCTCGGCGGCAACGAAACCACTTTCGCCCGCATGATGACCGCCAAGGCCCGGCAGCTTGGCATGAACGGCACGGTCTTCCGCAATGCCAACGGCTTGCCCGATCCGGGTCAGTTCACCACCGCGCGCGACATGGCCACGCTCGGCATCGCGCTCAGGGAGCATTTCCCCCAATATTACAGCTATTTCTCGCAGCGATCCTTTCTCTACGGACGCCAGCGCATCAACGGCCATAACCGCCTGCTGGGACGCATCAAGGGCGTCGACGGCATCAAGACCGGCTATACACGGGCATCCGGCTTCAATCTTGTCTCCTCTGTTGCCGATGGCGATCGCCGCATCGTGGCCGTGGTCATGGGGGGAACATCGGGCGGTAGCCGCGACAACGAGATGGCGCATCTGATCACCACCTACCTGCCGAGAGCATCGACGCGCGGCGACGGCATGCTGGTCGCCAAGGCCACCGGCGACAATCCGATCAAGGCCTTGGCAAAGGTGCTCCTGCCCAAGCACGATGCGCCAACGCCCGACGACAAGCCTATGGCAGTGGCTAGCGCCGATGCGGCCGACGCCGTAGCCGACGACGCGACAGTTGCTCAGAATGATGACAACGCCGACGATAATGCCGCGGTCGAAGAAACCAAACAGGTTGTTCCCACCAAGAAAGTGAAGACAGTCATCGTCTCGGCGCCAAAGGTCGCGACGGCGCAGGTTGTGGCTGCCTATGCTTCTGAACCCACTCCCGCTGTCGATCCGGTCAACACCGCGTCGGTGCCGTCGGGCTGGGCCATCCAGGTCGCTTCCTCGCCGAAGCAGTCCGAGGCACAGGCCTTCCTCGACAAGACAACCAAGCAGGCGCCTTCGGTGCTCGCCAACGCTTCGGGTTTCACCGCTGCCTTCGAGAAGGACGGCACGACCTATTACCGCGCACGGTTCGGCGGCTTCGGGTCGAAGGATGCCGCGTGGAAAGCCTGCACCGCTTTGAAGAAGAAGAAAATCGAGTGCTACGCCGTCCAGCAATAG
- a CDS encoding phasin family protein — MTQTYEDFSKYGKEFADTGLKSFASLSKGAQAIATEAGEYTKKSFEAGSAVVEKILSAKSLDKAIEIQSDYAKQSYEAFVAEATKIGDLYAELAKEAYKPFESIVAKAK; from the coding sequence ATGACCCAGACCTACGAAGATTTCAGCAAATACGGCAAAGAGTTCGCCGACACCGGACTGAAGAGCTTCGCTTCGCTTTCCAAGGGTGCGCAGGCCATCGCCACCGAGGCCGGCGAATACACCAAGAAGAGCTTCGAAGCCGGCAGCGCAGTTGTCGAGAAGATTCTTTCCGCCAAGTCGCTGGACAAGGCGATCGAAATCCAGTCCGACTACGCCAAGCAGTCCTACGAGGCGTTCGTCGCCGAGGCCACCAAGATCGGCGACCTCTACGCCGAACTCGCCAAGGAAGCCTACAAGCCCTTCGAATCGATCGTCGCCAAGGCGAAGTAA
- the clpS gene encoding ATP-dependent Clp protease adapter ClpS: MQNGSGDGNEAGRGTAVITRTKTKTKKPSLYRVLILNDDYTPMEFVVHVLERFFQKDREAATRIMLHVHNHGVGECGVYTFEVAETKVSQVMDFARQNQHPLQCVMEKK, encoded by the coding sequence ATGCAGAACGGCAGCGGCGACGGCAATGAAGCCGGGCGTGGCACCGCCGTCATCACGCGCACCAAAACCAAGACCAAGAAGCCTAGCCTTTATCGGGTCCTCATCCTCAACGACGACTACACGCCCATGGAATTCGTGGTTCACGTGCTGGAGCGTTTTTTCCAGAAGGACCGCGAAGCCGCCACACGCATCATGCTTCATGTCCACAATCATGGAGTGGGCGAGTGCGGGGTCTATACATTCGAGGTGGCCGAGACCAAAGTGTCCCAGGTCATGGATTTCGCCCGACAGAATCAGCATCCGCTGCAATGCGTGATGGAGAAGAAGTGA